The genomic interval TCAAGCCCGTGCGGATCTCTGGGGTCTCGACCGTGACGCCGAAATTTCCGAGCACCGTGATCGAGATGCCGAATCTATCCACCGATTCGGCATACAGCGTTTCGGTGCCCGACATGGCGTTCCGAGATTCGATCGCAGCCGCGGCCTATGAAGAAGCGGGTATCGGCCCCGAAGACATGTCGCTCGCCGAGGTCTACGACCTTTCATCGGCCCTCGAACTCGACTGGTATGAGAACATCGGTCTGTGCAAGCCCGGTGAAGCCGAGAAACTTTTGCGCGACGGCGACACCACGATCGGGGGTCGCATCCCCGTCAACCCGAGCGGTGGGCTGGCGTGCTTTGGAGAAGCGGTTCCCGCCCAGGCGATTGCGCAGGTGTGTGAGTTGGTCTGGCAGTTGCGCGGAGATGCGGGAGATCGTCAGGTCGAAGGCGCCACGGCGGGAATCACCGCCAACCAGGGACTCTTCGGTCATGGATCGTCGGTGGTCTGCACGCGCTAGTCGCGAGCCCTGCACACGGATCCGGAACGGAGCAAGGCAAAGAGCCGAGAGGAATTTGGAGCATGCCAGAGGCGTACATCGTCGACGCGGTTCGTACCCCGGTGGGGAAGAAAAAGGGAAGCCTCGCGGCGGAACATCCCGCCGATCTCGGTGCGCATGTCCTCAAGGCGCTGATTGAGCGAAACGACATCGACCCGCTCGCGGTCGAAGATGTGGTGTTCGGTTGCGTCGACACGATTGGTCCGCAGGCGGGCGACATTGCGCGCACCTGTTGGCTCGCGGCCGGATTGCCCGAAGAAGTGCCGGGGACGACGATCGATCGTCAGTGTGGTTCTGCCCAACAGGCGCTGCACTTCGCCGCCCAGGGGGTCATGAGTGGCACGCAAGATGTGGTGATCGCCGGCGGCGTGCAGGCCATGAATCTGATCCCCATTTCCTCCGCCATGACCTGTGCCGAGGGACTCGGCTTCAGCGACCCCTTCTCCACCAGCAAGGGTTGGGTCGAGCGCTACGGCACGGTCGAGGTTTCGCAGTTCAACGCGGCGGAGATGATCGCGGAAAAGTGGGACATCAGCCGAGAGGACATGGAGAAGTTTGCCCTGGAGAGCCACCGGCGAGCTCTCGCTGCGATCGCGGCAGGGCGTTTCAAGCGAGAGATCATCCCTTACGGTGACATGGACACCGATGAACCGCCCCGAGAGTCGAGTCTGGAGAAGATGGCGTCACTGCGGACCCTGGTCGAAGGCGGCCGCCTGACCGCAGCGGTATCGAGTCAGATTGCAGACGCGTCGGCTGCGCTGCTGATCGTTTCTGAAAGAGCGCTCGAGCAACACAATTTGACCCCCCGCGCGCGGATCCATCATATGAGCGTTCGCGGTGCGGATCCGATCTGGATGTTGACGGCTCCGATTCCCGCAACGGCCTACGCGATGGAAAAGTCCGGGATGAAGCTTTCGGAGATCGATCTCATCGAGATCAACGAAGCCTTTGCTTCGGTGGTGCTCGCATGGCAGAAGGAAACGGGCGCGGACCTCGACAAGGTCAACGTGAACGGGGGTGCGATCGCATTGGGTCATCCGCTTGGCGCAACCGGTGCCCGCTTGATGACCACGATGCTCCACGAACTCGAACGCACCGATGGACGCTACGGTATGCAGACGATGTGCGAGGGCGGGGGTCAGGCCAACGTCACGATCATCGAACGGCTCTAGCCGACAGTTCTAGCGGGCACGAAAATCGAAGAGGCGAAGATATAGATGACCAGCAAAATTTGTCAGGACCGCGTCGTCATCGTGACGGGTTCAGGCCGGGGGATCGGACGCGCCCACGCGCTCGAGTTCGCGCGCCAAGGGGCGAAGGTCGTGGTCAACGATCTCGGCGCCGAAGCCGATGGCCAGGGAAACTCAACGGGACCCGCGGGGGAGGTGGTCAACGAAATTCGAGCCATGGGAGGCGAGGCCGTGGCCAATGGCGCCGACGTCGCCGATTTCGAAGCTGCACGCGAATTGGTCAAGACCGCGATCGATACCTTTGGACGCCTTGACGTCGTCGTGAACAACGCGGGTTTCTTGCGCGACCGTATGTTCTTGAAGATCTCCGAAGACGAGTGGGACGCGGTAATCCGGGTTCATCTCAAGGGACACTTTTGTGTGAGCCGTCACGCCGCCGAGTATTGGCGCAACGAATCGAAGGCTGGCAACCCGGTGGATGCGCGCATCATCAACACGAGCTCTGGCGCCGGCCTGCAGGGCAGCGTCGGACAATCGACCTACTCGGCGGCCAAGGGAGGCATCGCCACCTTGACCCTGGTCCAGGCGGCAGAACTCGGACGCTATGGCGTCACGGCCAATGCCATCGCCCCGGCGGCGCGCACGCGCATGACCGAGGCAATCTTTAGCGACATGAAAGCACCAGAAGACGGCGAATTCGACGAGAGCGCCCCCGAGAACATTTCGCCCCTGGTCGTGTGGCTGGGGAGCAGCGAGTCGCGGGAAGTCACCGGGCGGGTATTCGAAGTGAAGGGCGGCATCATCGGCACTTCCGATGGCTACCGAGACGGACCCATCGTCGACAAGGGCGGGCGCTGGGAACCCGACGAAGTCGGCGCGGCGGTTCAACAAGTGCTCGAAAAGTCGCCGATCCCTCAAAAGGTATTCGGTACCTGAGCAGCAGTGCTTGCACGAACTGGCGAGGCGGGAAAGCAGGGAAAATGAACTTCGCGTTCAACGAAGAACAGGAAGAATTGCGATCGATGGCGCGGACGTTTCTCGACGAAAATTCGGGCAGCGAACAGATCCGCAATGCCATGGAGAGCGAACTCGGCTACGACCCCGAGGTCTGGCGCCAGATCGGCGCCGAGTTGGGTTGGACCTCGGTCCACATTCCCGAAGAGTACGGGGGCCTGGGGCTTGGCTATGTCGAACTCGTAGCCCTGATGGAAATCATGGGCGGCTCGCTCTTGTGCGCGCCGTTCTTCTCGAGCGTTTGCCTCGCCGCCAACGCACTGTTGGTCGCCGGTAGCGAAGAACAAAAGAAAGAGTACCTGCCCGGCATCGCCGCGGGCACAACTCGGGCGACCCTCGCCTACTCGGGTTCTTCTGGCAGCTGGGATGCGTCGTCGGTCGAAGTCGTGGCCAGGCGCACCGGTGATGAGTTTGTGCTGCACGGCAAGACGTCTTTCGTGGTCGACGGTCATTGTGCAGATCTCATCATCGTGGCTGCGCGGAGTGACGGGAGTGTCGGGCGAGAGGGCGTGAGCTTGTTTGTCGTTCCCGTCGGCACTCAAGGCTTGCGTCGCAAGTTGCTTCCCACCATGGACCTGACCCGTCGTCTGGCGGAGATTGAATTCGACGAGATGCGTTTGCCAGCATCGGCACTCTTGGGAGAGGAAGGGGGCGGCTGGCCAGGGCTCTCGCGGACCCTCGACCTCGCAGCAATCGCGTTGGCGGCCGAACAAGTGGGCGGGGCCCAGCGCTGTCTCGATCTCGCCGTCGCCTACGCGAAAGAACGCGAACAGTTCGGTCGTCCCATCGCATCCTTCCAGGCCATCAAGCACAAATGTGCCGACATGATGGTGAAGGTCGAATCGGCACGGTCCGCAGCCTACTATGCGGGATGCGCCGTCGCCGAGGGCAATGAAGCCGAACTCGACACCGTAGCCCCGCTGGCGAAGGCCTATTGTTCGGACGCGTATTTTCAAGTTGCGGCCGACTGTATTCAGATTCACGGCGGAGTGGGCTTTACCTCGGAGTACGACGTCCACCTGTATTTCAAGCGAGCGAAGTCTTCGGAATCGCTGCTCGGCGACGCGACGTTCCACCGCGAACTCCTCGCACAACGCATCAATCTCTAGCAGTCCATAGCAACGGTCGCATAGTAAGGAAGAACAGGGAGAAACTCGGGTCATGAACAACCCTCTCGATTTTTCGGGCCAGGTCGTGATCGTCACCGGTGGGGGGCGCGGCGTCGGACTGGGAATTACGACGCGGTTCCTGGAAGCCAATGCCGACGTCGTCATCTGCGGTCGCAATGAACTGAAAAGCATTCCGGAAGTGGGCGGGCGCAAGGCGGAGTTCATCACGGCCGACGTGCGCGAAGTCGAACAAATCGAAAGCGTGGTGTCCTTTGCCAAGCAGCGCTTCGGTCGCCTGGATGTGCTGGTGAACAACGCGGGCGGCGCACCCGAGGCTGAGGCCGCGACCGCTTCCCCGCGATTCTCCGAGGCGATCATTCGCCTGAATCTCATGGCACCTTTGAACTTCGCCCAACAGGCCAATGCCGTCATGCAGGAACAGGATACGGGTGGCGTGATCATCAACATCGCGAGCGTGAGCGGAACCCGCCCATCCCCCGGCACCGCCGCCTACGGGGCCGCGAAGGCGGGGCTTTTGAGTCTGACCCAGAGCCTCGCGGTTGAATGGGCGCCCAAGGTGCGGGTAACGGGGATCATCGCCGGCATGATCCGCACGGAGCTTGCACATCTCCACTACGGTGACGAAGAAGGTGTTGCGGCAGTCGCGGCTACGGTGCCGCTCGAGCGCATGGGTGAGCCTGCGGATGTTGGCAATACCTGCCTGTACCTGGCGTCTTCCCTTGCGAGCTACGTGAGTGGGACCAGCGTCTGGGTACACGGTGGCGGAGAGAAACCCGCGTTTCTCGATGCGGCCAAGAACAAGTCCGACGCTGGCAGCTCGAAGTAGCAACCGAAGCCAAGAGAGGAAGAAGCGACATGGCGACGATCTTCAACAGTCCCGCCGATCTCGAGGCTGCGGTTGGCAAGCAGCTCGGAGTGAGCGAGTGGTTGGAAATTGACCAGGCTCGTATCGACAAGTTTGCCGATGCAACCGGCGATCACCAATGGATTCACGTCGACCCCGAGCGCGCGAAGAACGGCCCCTTCGGTTCGACAATTGCCCACGGCTACCTGACCCAATCTCTCGTCAACTACTTCCTGCCTCAGATCATTGAGGTGAAGGGTATTTCAATGGGAGTGAACTACGGCGCCGATCGCCTGCGCTTCCCCGCACCGGTGCCGGTCGGCTCGCGGCTCCGAGGAAGTGCGGAGTTGATCAAGGTCGAAACCGTCAAGGGTGGAGCCGTGCAGACCACCGTTCGGGTCACGGTAGAAATCGAAGGCAGCGAGCGCCCCGCCTGCGTGATCGACACGATCAGTCGATACTATCCCGAGTAATTCCGCAACCAATGGCTACGCGACGATTCAAGGCTCCGCGCT from Myxococcales bacterium carries:
- a CDS encoding acetyl-CoA C-acetyltransferase, with amino-acid sequence MPEAYIVDAVRTPVGKKKGSLAAEHPADLGAHVLKALIERNDIDPLAVEDVVFGCVDTIGPQAGDIARTCWLAAGLPEEVPGTTIDRQCGSAQQALHFAAQGVMSGTQDVVIAGGVQAMNLIPISSAMTCAEGLGFSDPFSTSKGWVERYGTVEVSQFNAAEMIAEKWDISREDMEKFALESHRRALAAIAAGRFKREIIPYGDMDTDEPPRESSLEKMASLRTLVEGGRLTAAVSSQIADASAALLIVSERALEQHNLTPRARIHHMSVRGADPIWMLTAPIPATAYAMEKSGMKLSEIDLIEINEAFASVVLAWQKETGADLDKVNVNGGAIALGHPLGATGARLMTTMLHELERTDGRYGMQTMCEGGGQANVTIIERL
- a CDS encoding acyl-CoA/acyl-ACP dehydrogenase is translated as MNFAFNEEQEELRSMARTFLDENSGSEQIRNAMESELGYDPEVWRQIGAELGWTSVHIPEEYGGLGLGYVELVALMEIMGGSLLCAPFFSSVCLAANALLVAGSEEQKKEYLPGIAAGTTRATLAYSGSSGSWDASSVEVVARRTGDEFVLHGKTSFVVDGHCADLIIVAARSDGSVGREGVSLFVVPVGTQGLRRKLLPTMDLTRRLAEIEFDEMRLPASALLGEEGGGWPGLSRTLDLAAIALAAEQVGGAQRCLDLAVAYAKEREQFGRPIASFQAIKHKCADMMVKVESARSAAYYAGCAVAEGNEAELDTVAPLAKAYCSDAYFQVAADCIQIHGGVGFTSEYDVHLYFKRAKSSESLLGDATFHRELLAQRINL
- a CDS encoding SDR family oxidoreductase — translated: MNNPLDFSGQVVIVTGGGRGVGLGITTRFLEANADVVICGRNELKSIPEVGGRKAEFITADVREVEQIESVVSFAKQRFGRLDVLVNNAGGAPEAEAATASPRFSEAIIRLNLMAPLNFAQQANAVMQEQDTGGVIINIASVSGTRPSPGTAAYGAAKAGLLSLTQSLAVEWAPKVRVTGIIAGMIRTELAHLHYGDEEGVAAVAATVPLERMGEPADVGNTCLYLASSLASYVSGTSVWVHGGGEKPAFLDAAKNKSDAGSSK
- a CDS encoding MaoC family dehydratase codes for the protein MATIFNSPADLEAAVGKQLGVSEWLEIDQARIDKFADATGDHQWIHVDPERAKNGPFGSTIAHGYLTQSLVNYFLPQIIEVKGISMGVNYGADRLRFPAPVPVGSRLRGSAELIKVETVKGGAVQTTVRVTVEIEGSERPACVIDTISRYYPE
- a CDS encoding SDR family oxidoreductase — protein: MTSKICQDRVVIVTGSGRGIGRAHALEFARQGAKVVVNDLGAEADGQGNSTGPAGEVVNEIRAMGGEAVANGADVADFEAARELVKTAIDTFGRLDVVVNNAGFLRDRMFLKISEDEWDAVIRVHLKGHFCVSRHAAEYWRNESKAGNPVDARIINTSSGAGLQGSVGQSTYSAAKGGIATLTLVQAAELGRYGVTANAIAPAARTRMTEAIFSDMKAPEDGEFDESAPENISPLVVWLGSSESREVTGRVFEVKGGIIGTSDGYRDGPIVDKGGRWEPDEVGAAVQQVLEKSPIPQKVFGT